In Jaculus jaculus isolate mJacJac1 chromosome 4, mJacJac1.mat.Y.cur, whole genome shotgun sequence, a single genomic region encodes these proteins:
- the Gpr55 gene encoding G-protein coupled receptor 55 → MSQLDPGHRCSFGDVDALMRTLRLVVHIPTLLLGLLLNLLAIRGFSAFLKNRRPDYAATSIYMINLAIFDLLLVLSLPFKMALSDVQSPSPAFCTLVECLYFISMYGSIFTICFISLDRFLAIQYPLQVSHLRSPRKTLGVCSAIWLLVWTGSIPIYNFHGHVETYTCFHNMSDVTWSAQVFFPLEVFGFLLPMSLMGFCSCRSIHILLARRGRTQDWAQQRACIWTIATNLIVFVVSFLPVHLGFFLQFLVRNGVILECRAKQRISFFLQLSLCFSNINCCLDVFCYYFVIKEFRKGIKAHRPSRIQLVRQDTVTTRD, encoded by the coding sequence ATGAGCCAGCTCGACCCAGGCCACAGGTGCTCGTTTGGTGACGTGGATGCGCTGATGAGGACTCTGCGGCTGGTGGTGCACATCCCCACCCTGCTCCTGGGCCTGCTCCTCAACCTGCTGGCCATCCGCGGCTTCAGCGCCTTCCTGAAGAACAGGCGTCCGGACTACGCGGCCACCTCCATCTACATGATCAACCTGGCCATCTTTGACTTGCTTCTGGTGCTGTCGCTGCCATTCAAGATGGCCCTGTCTGATGTCCAGTCTCCCTCGCCTGCCTTCTGCACGCTGGTGGAGTGCCTCTACTTCATCAGCATGTACGGAAGCATTTTCACCATCTGCTTCATCAGCCTGGACAGGTTCCTGGCCATTCAGTACCCGCTCCAGGTCAGCCACCTCCGCTCCCCCAGGAAGACCCTGGGGGTGTGCAGCGCCATCTGGCTCCTGGTGTGGACTGGAAGCATCCCCATCTATAACTTCCACGGCCACGTAGAAACGTACACCTGCTTCCACAACATGTCTGACGTCACCTGGAGCGCTCAGGTCTTCTTTCCTCTGGAGGTGTTTGGCTTCCTGCTTCCCATGAGCCTCATGGGCTTCTGCTCCTGCAGGAGCATTCACATTCTGCTGGCCCGGCGGGGCCGCACCCAGGACTGGGCCCAGCAGAGAGCCTGCATCTGGACCATTGCGACCAACCTCATTGTGTTCGTGGTCTCTTTCCTGCCAGTGCACTTGGGTTTCTTCCTACAGTTCCTGGTGAGGAACGGCGTCATCCTGGAGTGCAGGGCCAAGCAGCGCATCAGCTTCTTCCTGCAGCTGTCCCTGTGCTTCTCCAACATCAACTGCTGCCTCGACGTTTTCTGCTACTACTTTGTCATCAAAGAATTCCGCAAGGGCATCAAGGCCCATCGGCCTTCCAGGATCCAGCTGGTCCGCCAGGACACTGTGACTACCAGGGACTAA